The stretch of DNA ATTTGGCAACAGCCTTCCCTGCCCCACAGAAATCAGCGAGCTCGTCAATACCCTCATCCATGATGACAGTGCTATCGACATCGAAACATACTGCATCAGCATTGCGCAACGTCTCAATAGCATCTGAAAACATGCAGGTAAGCGATAAAGCAAGTTACTCACAACTCACGGAATATGTACTGACTCTCAAATGGACACCTGATCAGCTGCACAGTATTTTATCCTAAACAACCTTAGGAAGGCTTCcgaataagaaaaaaaaaggaacaacCTTTGGAAGGCTGGCGATTGGCAAGAACCGCCGAGGAGCCGTCCTTGGAGACCTCCAGCGCTGCTGCCACTAAGCCACGGCTCTTGCAAACCATAGCAGAGCGAAACGGAGGGCTCGTGAACCAAGCCGGCACTTGCGAAGCCGGTAGTGGCCGAGCTGCAGACGACCGACGAACAGGCAGCGAGCTCCTCAGGCCGGCGCGTGCGCTGATCAGGCCGTCCATACCATACGCACCTGCAAATCAAGCAAGGCGCCAACGTGATGAGTAACAACAGCAGGCGACGAGCAATCTCCGGATGCCCCAAGTGCGCGCCTTGTCGACGCTTTGTGCCAGTGAGAGCGCGAGGCGCGCACTTGGGGCATCCGGAGATTGCTCGTCGCCTGCTATTGTTACTCATCACGTTGGCGCCTTGCCTGATTTGCAGGCGCGTAGGGTACGGAGAAGATAGTTATACCTTAAAGGGGAAGATGACCGTTCTCGCTGGAAAAACACCTGAAGAAAGGAATAAAAATGTTACTTGTGTGCAGGAAATGATCAATCGGGGGTTAGACAATTGCAGGAAATTATAAATCGAGGAGAGGGGGTTAGACAAATGCAGCAAATGATCATTTGTGTgtggggggggaggggggggcggCGGCCTCTGCCCCGGCGGTGGATCCCGCGaggggggggcgcggcgggcggtggcccgGCGGCGGCCTTCCGCGCGCCCCAGGGAGGAGGGCGGTGGCCCGGCGGCGGCCTTCCGCCGGGGGgtgaggggggaggggggcggcgtggcgggcggcggcctctGCCCCGGCGGTGGAtcccggggggaggggggcgcggcgggcggtggcccgGCGGCGGCCTTCCGCGCGGCCCagggaggagggcggcggccaTCTGCCGGGGGgtgaggggggagggggggggggcgcggcgggcggcggcctctGCCCCCGCGGGGTGGGGGGGCGGCGGGCTCTGCTCCGGCGGTGGATCCcgcggggtggggggggggggcggcgggcgggaggagggggcggcggggaggagtaCCTGCGCCGGCACGGACGGAAGGAAGGAGGAGAGGCTGTGGCGTGATTTTTGGGTGCGGCGGCTAGGGCGCAAATTGCCGTGGCGAGCTGTTCCACCGTGCTTAAGAAAACTGTACGGCGGTAACGTTAGTAGCGCATGCAAACGTTTGCCTAGGTTTTAAGGAGCGCGGTAACGTTAGTAGCGCATGCAAATGCTTGCctaaattttaaaaaaattatgatGCGGTTTACCTAAATTTAAAGTTAGACCGTGGCGGTTTAGGCAGCGTTCAGACATCCTCGAAATCTCCGCGCCCGTGAGGCACCTTTCGAATGCGTTTACTCGCGATACATGGAGAGCGCGGCTTACATTACATTACGGTGTCCGTGGCCTCGTGCGGCTCGCGAGATGGTTGCGGCGAAAGCTGCAAATTCACGGGCGGGTACAGGGTACCAGGGGCGCGGGCTGAACAGTGCTCGCTCCACTCTCGGGACTAGACATGGACGCAGCCTTTGGCAGGAGAGCTGGTGCCTATCTATCCGACCTACAGTGCGATAGGCGATAGCTCATAGCTGGGCACGTCAACTAGCGAATTGCCACGTGGACGCCTGCCCGCGGCCATGCAGTCCCCGTCCCCCGGTGCTTGTTTCTTTCAAGAGCGCATCTTGCCTTGCTAACAGTGTCGTGCCCGTCACCAATAACGCTTTAATTTGTTACCCGAGGGCAATCAGATTAAGGCAAGACTGCTTAAAATCAAGCGATCATTTGTTGTATCGTGTAGAGCTGTGTTGTTCATGGAATCATCATTTAAACATCGGGTTGCAGCCGCGACAGGCGAGGCATGACTCATGAGCGACGATGTCCTCTGCTCCTATTCAGAATCGTACACCTGCAAGGTTGTGCAACGGGGACCGTGTTCGCGGCGTCCGCACAGTACGTTTTTGCTGCTGCATTAGCCATTATTATTACGTGAATCTAAACCTGGCAGAGTTATGTATTcgtttttttcttttgaaaaaaaaagagaaaaagggcTTGCAGTATGGTAAGAGGCTCAGCAGCCCGATTGACTGAAAACAGGGGCATCAATCCATAGAAGAAACACTACTGAATAAATGCCCTTGATACCACTACAGCACAAAAGTGTCCAGAACAGAAGCTGGCTTACAGTTCAGTTGCTCGGATCTAAACTAGATAAGGAAGCACTCAAGCTACCAGAATGCGATCCAACATCGTTCAACGCAATATAAAAGACGAGAAAGCCTCCAGATGCTACGCAGACACAACTGCAATTAAAGGAAACACCATGGGTTTGACATAACTCCGGTTCTCTCAAAAGGACATGGCAAGCATTCAGAACACAGGTGCTCAGGTACGTGTTACTAGAGAAATTATTTGCACGACCAAACCTGCATCAGGCTAGGCTAACTACACTACAAGCACCTGAACCTTACAAACAGGTGGTGTCCTTTAAGTATGCACCTTACAAACATGGGACCTTGGCTAGCCTGCTATCCCCAGTGAGCAGCTCGATCATGGCGTGCTCTCTCCTCCCTACAGCTACGGCATGGCGGTTGTGATATTGCTTGGCCACTAGCGAGGACCAATTGCCTCCCCTTGCATAACAGCTACCAGTGAACCTTCGCTTTCCATATCCTTGATAAATTGCTGCACTTTCGGCTCAAGATCCGGAGTTTGTCGGACAACAATACTGAAGACACTATGGGCGTGCTTCCATGCTTGGACTGTATTAGTAGCAAATGAAGTAGCTTCAGAGGGAACGGTAGCAGCATTAGCAACTGTAGTGGCATCAGTAGCAACAGCAGTAGATGCCCTGGTGCCGACAGCTTGATGCGATGATTCTCTCAGAATCCTTTCTTCAGGAGCTTCACGTCCAAGGCGCATGTTGGTGGGCCCCTGAATGCAGCAAGTTACAACTTCTTGAATGCTGTTAGCAGGCAGCTGCTTGTTCACCAACACCAACGGTTTGTCACATTTCATCAAAATCTTTTCTTGATCCGACTCTTCAGATTGTACCTCAGCTAGCTGGCATGAATCATGttgtttttccttttcttcctgttcTACAATTACAGCACCTTTATCCTCCTTTGCCTTGAATGCCGCCCATAGGTAGTGTTTTGTTTGGAATCCTGCAATTATATAAACAGTACAATGTAAAGAATGGCGTGTTCTGAACAAACGTTGGTTTGGAAGAGTTAAATATACTTCTCCATAGCAGCATACAATAACTCTAATAACTGCTACTTTTGAATCTGATTGATGAAATAAGAAATCAGGTGCACCAGATATGTTGTCTATAACAAGATGAGGTCATATTTTCAAGCGGAAAAAAACACATACTCTGATGTCGTTCAGGCAGTAGAAGAGATGGGAATATCAGCATTTCAGCTTCATCAATGGCAGCCCGCAAGACCAAATCTTTATCCATGACTTCCTTAACTAGTTGATCTAGTTCTTCATCATGCCTAGGGATAGATACAAGATGATTAGACAATTATTCACATGGAAATGACAGTACAGGAAATGGAAAGAAATGcaaaggcacctcatttcatgAGGGAAGAAATATAATCCAATGCTGTCACCAGTGGGTTTTGATGCCTTCCATATCTTGGGCCAGGCTGCCAATCTAGGAACCTTTGCCACTTCGACCAACCGTGGCAATGACAATTTCCGCACTTTCTCGCATGATTTGGTTGAGAAATGTCCAGTCAATGATATGTATTCCTTATCATCAATCTTAAAGATTCCACTGTTCACATGAAACAACAAAAACATTAGCATATGAAGAATACAATAATGTTTCAGAATGTAAAAAAAATCCACATCTACTGCACCTCCATCCATGTTTGTCAATAGGCTTTGAGCAACAATAGCATTGCCGCTCGACACAATGCTTTGAAAGAGCAGCTTGTGTCAACTCATTGTTACCATCTTCACCACGCACTTGATGTTGGTCACACATCTCATCTTGATATTTGTTTGTTTCAATGTATTTTCTGCGTTTCTTCTTTGACTTATAAGTCCCCAATCGCTGAACTCCTTCACAATCATTTTCAACACCAAATGGGTTTTGATAACCACCATCAACTTCGCCTTCATTTGTTTCTGTGCATCTTCCCTGATTCATCACCGGGACAAAAGTCAAATTCTCTAGGTGGGCACCCTCGTCATGTTCAACAACCGTGGCATGTTGATCACCATCATTATCTTCTTCGTCTTCAGTGTCTTCAATGCACTTCCACCTTTTCATTGACCTACAAGTTAGATCATGTTGCACGGCTCCATCGCTACCAATACCACCATGTGTATCAAGCATTTCTTCTAACAATGGTTGTTTCCTCCTTCTGCACTTGCCGTTATTGGTTTTCCCATTGCCTCCAACCAATTTGTCCCTATTAGGCAACTTCAAGTTTGTTTCTGTAAACTCATTCGAGAGAACATGTTTGGAAGAAACTCTTGCACAATCGCGACCTTCCATGAATGATGCATTGTTGCCTTGAAGTCTAGAATGATTCTTACCAAACAAATGGGAGGAATTATCTCCCAAATTATTCCTGAGGCCTTGCACATGTTTCTTACCAACCAACAATGAGCTTGAATTTGGAACTTCATTTGTCTTTGTGGTGCTCGTTTGCTTATGACCATTGCGGGACATGGCAATGATTTCACTTCTATAACCTATCATTCCCTTCTCTTTGGTCATAACTTCATCTTGCCTTCCCTTCTCTTTGTTTGGGTCATTATTGTCAACAACCAAAAGCCCACTTACCGTTGCGATGTTTGATTTTCTAGAAACTCTTCTCTTCTTTATGGGATTTGATTTTTTTGTGCCATCCTTCCGAACATTGATGTATTCTCCTTGATAAGGATTTGACCAGCCCTTGGACCTTGAACCCAAGTCACCGTTGTTTAGATTTGACAAATCAACATTGTTTGCCTTGTGAACTAAACTTGCCATCACATTCAACTGAGTTGGATATGAACTTTCTACATGGTGAGGTTGCTCCAAACACCTTGATGTGGCGTTTGAGTCATCCTTTGACTtcgaaggggctgccatcttcATTTTTTCTGAAAGATCTATATTTCGAACTCTAGAGGTCTTGGAGCACTTGAAATCCATTGGAGAAAGATTCAAGCTATTCTCTAGGCTCAAGGTAGTAGGTTGCCCTGAATGCTTCGATTCGCTATTCTTTGCTAGCAAAGCACTCTGTGGCCTAACATTGTTATCTTTAGGAGGATTTTTTTCGTCTAGTTGTTTTGCAACGTTCGCTCGTTGATCATTAACAATGCGACTGCGCTTAACAATATTCATATATTTCAtatttgcttgatgattttggcACTCCCTTTGAATTTTCAACATAGGCTTAGATCTAAACCTACCTTTCCTCAAAGGTAATCGATCTGCCAACTTCAACCTTGGGCCAAAATTTGACCGACTTGGTTGGGTCTGACCATTCatctttcttctagtgacttAAGTCAGCCCCAACTACAAACAATTGGGGTGGCCAAATCAAAATTCATAGTTCAAAATGATCGCATCCAGGAAATATCTACAAAGAGAACAATATTTAGAAAAGATTAGTATAACCTCTATAGGTACAGACAAACCAGCACATATGTACATGCGCTTTAAAAAGGATCAAATTATCATAATCTTGCTCAACCATACCAATTCTAGTAAGTTTTACAACAATTGCAGTTTGGCATGTTAAAGTCATTTGTACATTGTGTTTTTCTTGTTATAACCCTCCCATTCACGTACATGATCAAATTAATTTGACATACTGCAGTTGTGTTGACCATGTCGATTACTGAATCAAGCATATAAATTTGAGCACATCACATCATCTCTTTGATTTGGACTACTACATGCCTCTTAGCTCTAGTGCCCAAACAGGTTGTGTCACATGGGAGGCATGGGACCTGCTGTGACAGATTTGATGGGTGACGGGAACGACCCATTAAACGAGCTGGCCGATCAAGGTCTGCATGCACTCTCCTTGCCCTCCAATCCTTCGAATAAAAGCCCTCCAACCCTGCAACCTGGCCTCTCCCTATTTCGCCCCCATCCAACCGCAACAGCCTTATCCCACCTTGCTCCGTTATCGTTTTGGGGCCCAACCCCGCTTCCCCCACGGGGGAAATTTGGCCCCCGTCCTTGCCATTCAGTCCACGGGGGAAATTGTCATCCCAATATGGCACCTTGAGCTCCTACTCGGTGACGGTGGCGAAGGGCACCATGTCACACTCCTGGCGAGGAGTGCCCTCCTGCCTATTCCGCCTTCTTGCTTGGCTACGGTGGCAAGGTGGGCCAACCTGCGGATGGCATTCGTGAAGATGAACAGCAAGCTCCTGTCCTCTCCGTCTCTCATTTCCATCTTGGAAGGATATGTCTCTATCTTGGAACACGAATAGCAGTCGTCTCTTCAATGGAATTTTATTCTTTCTCATGCAATGTGCATTTATGAATTGTGCTAAGCAAAGTGTGAACAATGTGTTCGCACTTCCGATCAAGCATGGACTCGTGGGGCTAACAGGGCCAGGCCTCCACCATGCAATGCTTGGGCCGCCAGTTAAGTCCATGGGTTGTCACGGCATGCCTCATCTCCTCACTCATGCCATGCCGGGATTAAAGTTTGTGTCCACACTAATTGCAAGAATGGAATAATGCCAAAGCACTCAGTATGCCTCAACAAAGAAGAGATATGAAGAGGTTAGGTGGAAGGTGACGCTAACAAGTAATGAATATCCGCTAAACCAATAAGTTAGTAAAAACTTACCTTTTTGGCAAGCTATGGTATTACAAACAAGGTTAAAGTGAATAGTATATCTAGAAAAAATAGTTTACGAATAAGTTTTTTTAGCCTACCATAAAAACATATTATAAAAGGCCAAGCTTTGCTAAACAAGGCGTTCAACAAAAATAAGTAATCCATCCAGTTAACAATTTTTGAAGGTAACATTTCAAATGACTAACAACACAAAAGCATAAACATGTGCTACCCTCTAGGCCTCTACTAACTTGTTCAAACCATCCGAATGGAATGGAACGAAGTGAAAAGAAACGAAACTCTAGAACTCAAAATGTATCAAGGTGCCATCTTTTTAAACATAGATGCTATATTGGCCGCAAATGGACAAACACGTGCAGTATGCCACCTATGGATGAGCCAATATCGTATAAAGCACCACATACACGATCCTAGCATCCAATGGACCAGAGAATTGGTAGGAGAAACAAAACTTACCTGTCATAGTAGCATGCAGGAAACCCTGCTTCAAGCAACCTAGACCTAATCATACCTCGGGTTGGGCAAGTTTCAGGTCGGGCTAAAGAAAACCCGATTAAAAAATTCTTGGCCCGAGCCCACTCCTGGCCTTAAAATAAACTCAAAATCTTGGCTCAAACCTGCACGTGGCCTGACCTGATGGGCCACAGGCTGACCAGACGACCTGACAAAAGCATGAATACACAAACTAACAAGCCATACAACCTACAAAAAGCCATGGTTTCTTGCCGGATCTCAGCAAGTCAGCATGCATATCAACTACTAAATAGAAATTGAGATAAAAAAAATTGGTGCACCCAAGGCACAAGCGCACTAGCCAATCATAACTGATGGTAGGGAGTAAATGGACTTGTTTGGCTCGTCGACTCAGTGGGATTTGTCCATGAGTAGCTAGCTCTGTTGGCACGTTGTTAGCTCATCCTGTGCTGCTGGCTGCCCATCGTCACAGCTTTAATCTTGCAATTCGACAGGCAAGCTAACAAGCATGACCGCCGTTGTTGTGGTTAAATCTATGAGtacaagttggaggagaggagcGGGGACGCAGGGGCCGACGAACAGCTTGGCATCGAAGGAGAGGGGCAATGTCTGGGGGTGCAAGGTGCAGCTGTTCAATGGCGGTGGCGGCTAGGGGATAGGAAGAGATGGGAGGACAGCTAGGTTCAGGAAGAGGAGAGTAGAATAGTGTATATATATGGCTACTCTTGGTCTAGGTGCGCCGCACGGGGTTAGTCCGCTAGGGCAAACTAACAACTAACACTGTTTCAAACAGTGTTTTTTTATCAGGTCATCAAGCCAGCCCACGGGTTAAAAATAAGGCCCATGCTTGACCCGAAATTCCCACTGGGTCAGATCAGTTGGCCCGAGCACGCCCGGTGCGCTGCTCGAGTCGAGCCAGATTAATTCTTTTTATCGGGCGGGTTGGATCAGGTTTATCGGGTTGAGTGGCCCATGATCAGGCCCAATGTAACCACAAGAGCACTGCAGAGAAGGCATTCAAATCATCCATTGGGGTTATATAGTTACACACATCAAGATCCTTAAAATCGTCCCTTCTCTGCTCGACATCAATCTGCACCTACAGCGCCAAGAACCACGGTATTCTAACTTGATAAAAAATAAGGCTTTCAATTCCTCTTGCCCCTCAATAATCAAAGTCACAAATCAGATTTCAACTGAATTGGCATTAGCAATAGCTGCACACAACCAAGATCGAACCCCACCCAGAAATCAAAGCCCCCACTGATACAGCTGACACGGATCGGCTGACAAATCACTAAGCATTACTCTTTCTaggaaaaaagaagaaaattTGCAGAACCATGGTGAAATTAAACCCACGGCACCAGAACTCTACGGCCCAGTCATAAACGAGGCTTTCAATTCCACTTGCCCCTGAAGAACCCAAATCATGCCCAACCGATCGCGGCAAAATTCCAATCTTTAATGGCTGTACACAGCCAAGGCCGAACCCCACCCAAAAGTTCGAACCTTACAACCACAGAAACCGGCCAAAAATCACtatgaatttcaaaataaagagaGCAAATTTTCGGGCAAGCATCGACCCGACCACACCAAACATCAATCCATCAAACAAACATGGAAGGCGCAAGCACATGCACAATCCCCGGCGGCACAATTACAACGACGGGGTGCTCATCCGAGCAGCACAATCCTACGAAGCGGAAGAACGGTGACGGAGGCTGTGCTGTACCTTAGGCGTTTGATCCCCTCCAACGCCGGCAGACGAACCCGAAGTAGAGGCGCGGAGGACCAACCACCCCTCCCAGCAATCCCCCACCGCGCGCTGACGGAGCTTGCTAGGGTCCTGGGCGCCGGAAGCCCCAGACCCAGCGGCCGCGGCAGCGGTGTGAGGCGAGTGAAAACCCCACCGGAACGGGAGGAGGGAGAAAGGAGCGAAGCGAAACGCCAAAACCCCAAGTCCCCAACCCCACAGCTGCCTCCGTTTATGTACCCGGCGCGGCGCAGTGCCGTTTGCGTGGGACGGTGGAGAGCGCAGCAGCAGGTGGGAACGGAACGGAACAGCGGAAACATGGACGGAAACTTGGAAGCCGATCGGACGCGAGCCACGGCTCCGTTTGCCGCCTGAACGGAGTTCACCCATTCCGTTCCCTTCGAGTTTTGAATCCGGAGTCAGCTTCAGTTACACTTCACACATCGGAGGGTGTGCCTCGCGTTTTCAGTTTCTTTGGTGGCGGCCCTTGCTGCGTGGGTTGTCACGGGCTCTCGCAGGAAACGTGACATGGTATTTGGGTGCTCGACAGCTGTGTTCCTGCGTCGGACCAAAGGTCTTGCTATGGTCACCTGACTGTCTCATCCTTGGCCATGCTGCCATCTTCTCCATTTGAACACAGCATTCCATTCCGAGACTCCACCCTCCATGCACGTTCTCGATGGTGTTATTGCTGCCATCTTCTCCATTAGAACACAACTGCATGTCAGATCTCAGATGCTAGTGGACCTTATAGAACCTGTAGTGTTATAGTGTTATTGACTACATTTCCCGCACAGGCACATCATAGACAACATGGGAACTCCATCTGCTTCTGTCAGTGACTTCTGAATCTGCACAAACGAACTCTGTTCAATTCTCCAAATTCTGCAATAGCTTTTGTCTTCTGTTGAATGTCCCCCCTGCTTTTGTCTTCAAATTCTGCAGGGTACATAGATGAATTATTGAGTCAAGCATTCCTGCAAGTAACAAAAACTTCTCTTAATATTTCATATTTATACAGTATACCATATCCAATTAAACAGTGGCCATGATAACAGACATGTTCAGTGATTTGGGAGATGAGGTAATATGTGCCTTCAGTAATTGGAATCCAAATTTATGATTGATGCACAATTCCCTACCCCAAATATACGTAATCCAATTAGGCTTCGTGCAAGTTCTGATCATACAAAAGCTAcatagttttttttttgaggaagTAAAAAGCTACACAGTATTGTTTCATCTTATATCAGGACTCTAAGCAGCAATAATACTCTAAATAGAATGACTACTACATACCTGGACTTCAGCAATTGGAACATGCACCTGCTGTGAGGTATTCTTGGAAAAAGATTGGTCTTGATGAAATTCTTTAGTAAATCATAACAACTGACAAAGAATCAACTGTAGAGTACCCATCCTGTCCATGTCCAGAAAAAATAGATGATGTATCATCCTTAACAGAAGTACCACGCAAGCTTGCTAAGTATTCGGTCCTCTGTATGTCCATATGCATGAGACTCAGCTGAAAACTAGGCTTCCAAGCTTCACAGAATGCAACAGATGTCCTGATATTTCAACAATTATTAGACTTGGCTAGTAGCAAAAGGAGCAAAAAGGGGGAAAAGGCTGCAGTAGCCAACAACAGGGGATGTTATATGATAGGATGGATTCGCGTAGACATCATACAATTCAAACTAATGGGAAGGCATGCCCTTGTTTGGGTGTTCAGGAAACGACCTCCTTTCTCCACACTAGAAAGCCGTCTTGCAGCCAATGCGTCGAGCACTTGGCGTGCGGACGTCGCCGCAACCAACTAGCGTGCAATGCGGCCATGCGCTAAATTGCCCCATGCACAGCCCGTGCGGCGAGAAACCACGGCTTTTCGTAGGCTGCATGGCTGCGGCCGAGCGTGTTTTCATCTTCGTCTCTGACCGAACTGCGGCAGCCAACGGCGTGGTCGTGGTTGCAGCGGCGGCGGACACCACGAACAGAGAATGGTAGCAACGCCCATTCCATTTTGTAACCGTTCCACAGGCTGTATCTGCCGCGAACATGCTCCCTCCAGGCACCAAGCTCTCTTGACGGCGGCGCCGACGCCGGGGACTATGAGTATCTGACGCAGCAGCTAGGGGCTTGGAGCGGAAATGAGCGGAGGGGGCCATCGGCTGCACAACTTTAAAGTGGGTGGATAGAGGCTCTCCTGGGCTGCCTGGATAGTGAAAGGTCGATGGCACACCGGGGGCTAAGCgaaggtcggcggcggcggcagccgtgCGGCCAGACCAGTTACAGAAACCCCACTATAATCACGATCCGTATTTTTACAGAAACCTCCCTAGTTTGGATCGCATCAGTAAATCGCGATCCGACTATTTTCATATTGCCCCCTAGTGTTTATAAATAACCCCCTAATTTGGATCACGATTATTAACCGCGATCCGATTGTTTACATATAACCCCTTATACTTTCCAGAAAACACCCTGGAATTGATGGGCTCCTGTTCTCGGctgtgcgccgccgccgtccttccCGCCGGAAGCAGCGAAgcccctcccctccccgcgGCACCCATCTCTGAAGCCCTAGCACCGGGAAGCTCTCGCTTATCTGCTCCCTCAGGCCGCAGCTACGAGAGTTACGCCGGAGCCGCGCGACGGAGCTGGGCTGGCACTGGCAGCGGCCCTGGTGGATCCTCCGCCCATTGAGATGCCGCTCTCCATGCTCCTTTCTCCTGCTTGAGCTTACGTTTCAGATTCCGTCGACAGTTTCCGTCCATGAAAATCCCCCGGCGTTCATCACTCATTCGTGGCTTGTGATCTGCTTGTCAAACGCGGCGCGTGAACACATCGCCTTTAGCTCTCACGATAATTGAGCTGCCAAATGGCAcgctaatttaatttcatatgTGAAATTGCCATCAGCGCGATTCAGTTTCACCCAAGCAAGAAGAGATGATGTCCTGAAACTGAGACTCTGTGCAGTTGCtccaaatcattcaggtatCATACACAAATGCTCCAGAGCATTCAGGTGCCATATATAGGCTCGCATGTTACTGACAGATAAAGTGATACGAGGTGGCAGAAAAACTTGTCCTGAAAGCCACTACAAACAAGAGCACGCAGCAGTGCTGTTACAggactgcatgaaagttgaacCACCATGATTCCAAGCATTGCAGAGCCATCCAACGACAAATGAGTAGGAGGCAGGTCCGAGGCTCCGAGCAACAAATGAGCAGTAGGAAGAGCTAGCCTCCATGTGTCATAAAAGAAAGTTCTTGTGGTCTTCATTGCCAAAAGGCTGAACATTTCACAGATTCCACTACCAAAGCATATACTGAAACGCCATCAGTGGTTCTCGTGATCGAACTACCGTCCACTTATTTTTCTTTTCCCAACCTCACCTTAGGAAAGCACTACCAAAAGGCCAAACATATTAACCAAACATGTCCCtatgaaaagaaaagaaaagaaaatcatACCCAACGGCCAATGCAAAACTTATTGCAGACAGCCTTGCCCATTACGCGAAAGAAAGCCTGCACTACAAAACTTGCATGGGCCGAAGTAACTGAAGAAAGCAAGTCATATGTCACATATGGAAGGCACTACAATATCTATGAACCTTGTAACATTCCCCCCAAAAACTCCGGAGCAAAACCTTCTTTAGAGCTGAAACACGGGAGTCGGCCGCGGAGGGCACGGAAAGGCTCAGCTCAAGGTCTACTTCCATGCTCCTGGCTTCTGCCCCGGGAGCCCATCCAATCTGCTGCTGCCGGAATGGGAACAGCTCCAGACAGCCGTCAGAAGCCACCGCATCAGCCTGAGGAGGCTCATTGAGGCCCGTCGAAATGAAATCAAAGGGCTGATAACGCTCAAGCAGATGTTGATAGTCAGGGTTCAGTCTAGATCCAACTCCAGCACTGCTGCGTGTGCTGGTATAATCAGCAATAACAGT from Panicum hallii strain FIL2 chromosome 3, PHallii_v3.1, whole genome shotgun sequence encodes:
- the LOC112884404 gene encoding uncharacterized protein LOC112884404; the protein is MFPLFRSVPTCCCALHRPTQTALRRAGYINGGSCGVGDLGFWRFASLLSPSSRSGGVFTRLTPLPRPLGLGLPAPRTLASSVSARWGIAGRGGWSSAPLLRVRLPALEGIKRLSGIFKIDDKEYISLTGHFSTKSCEKVRKLSLPRLVEVAKVPRLAAWPKIWKASKPTGDSIGLYFFPHEMRHDEELDQLVKEVMDKDLVLRAAIDEAEMLIFPSLLLPERHQRFQTKHYLWAAFKAKEDKGAVIVEQEEKEKQHDSCQLAEVQSEESDQEKILMKCDKPLVLVNKQLPANSIQEVVTCCIQGPTNMRLGREAPEERILRESSHQAVGTRASTAVATDATTVANAATVPSEATSFATNTVQAWKHAHSVFSIVVRQTPDLEPKVQQFIKDMESEGSLVAVMQGEAIGPR